The following proteins are encoded in a genomic region of Pseudorca crassidens isolate mPseCra1 chromosome 5, mPseCra1.hap1, whole genome shotgun sequence:
- the HSPA13 gene encoding heat shock 70 kDa protein 13 — translation MAGEMTILGSAVLTLLLAGYFAQQYLPLPTPKVIGIDLGTTYCSVGVFFPGTGKVKVIPDENGHVSLPSMVSFTDNDVYVGYESLELADSNPQNTIYDAKRFIGKIFTPEELEAEIGRYPFKVLNKNGMVEFSVTSNETITVSPEYVGSRLLLKLKEMAEEYLGMPVANAVISVPAEFDLKQRNSTIQAANLAGLKILRVINEPTAAAMAYGLHKADVFHVLVIDLGGGTLDVSLLNKQGGMFLTRAMSGNNKLGGQDFNQRLLQYLYKQIYQTYGFLPSRKEEIHRLRQAVEMVKLNLTLHQTAQMSVFLTVEKKDGKEPQSSDTELPKDELSPADSPHVNSMFGASLPEKKNGESQVLFETEISRKLFDTLNEDLFQKILVPIQQVLEEGHLEKTEIDEVVLVGGSTRIPRIRQVIQEFFGKDPNTSVDPDLAVVTGVAIQAGIDGGSWPLQVSALEIPSKHLQKTNFN, via the exons GATCAGCTGTTCTGACTCTCCTGTTGGCTGGCTATTTCGCGCAACAGTATTTACCACTGCCTACTCCTAAGGTGATTGGAATTGACCTTGGCACTACCTACTGTTCAGTTGGGGTGTTTTTTCCTGGAACAGGAAAAGTAAAGGTCATTCCAGATGAAAATGGGCACGTCAGCCTACCCAGCATGGTGTCCTTTACTGACAACGATGTTTATGTGGGGTATGAAAGCTTAGAGCTGGCGGACTCAAATCCTCAGAACACAATATATGACGCTAAAAGATTCATAGGCAAGATTTTTACCCCAGAAGAGCTAGAAGCTGAAATTGGCAGATACCCATTTAAG gttttaaacaaaaatggaatGGTTGAGTTTTCTGTGACAAGTAATGAGACGATCACCGTTTCCCCAGAATATGTTGGCTCTAGACTGTTGTTGAAATTAAAGGAAATGGCAGAGGAATATCTTGGAATGCCAGTTGCCAATGCTGTTATTTCTGTACCAGCAGAATTTGATCTAAAACAGAGAAATTCGACAATTCAAGCTGCTAACCTTGCAG GACTGAAGATCTTAAGAGTAATAAATGAACCCACAGCAGCAGCTATGGCCTATGGTCTCCACAAAGCTGATGTCTTTCACGTCTTGGTGATAGATTTGGGCGGAGGAACTCTAGATGTGTCATTGCTGAATAAACAAGGAGGAATGTTTTTAACCCGAGCGATGTCTG gAAACAATAAACTTGGAGGACAAGACTTCAATCAAAGATTGCTTCAGTACTTATATAAACAGATCTATCAGACATATGGCTTCCTACCCTCTAGGAAAGAGGAAATCCACAGATTAAGACAAGCTGTAGAAATGGTCAAATTAAACCTGACTCTTCATCAGACTGCCCAGATGTCGGTATTCCTAACGGTGGAGAAAAAGGACGGGAAGGAACCTCAGAGTAGTGACACTGAACTGCCAAAGGACGAACTTTCCCCAGCAGACAGCCCCCATGTGAACAGCATGTTTGGAGCTAGCcttcctgaaaagaaaaatggagaaagtcaGGTTTTATTTGAAACAGAAATATCACGGAAGCTCTTCGACACCCTTAATGAAGATCTTTTCCAGAAAATACTAGTACCCATTCAGCAAGTGTTAGAAGAAGGCCACCTGGAAAAAACTGAGATTGATGAGGTGGTTTTGGTTGGGGGCTCAACTCGAATTCCTCGAATCCGCCAAGTCATTCAAGAGTTCTTTGGAAAGGATCCCAACACGTCTGTAGACCCTGACTTGGCAGTGGTGACAGGAGTGGCAATCCAAGCAGGGATTGATGGAGGCTCTTGGCCTCTCCAAGTCAGTGCGTTAGAAATTCCCAGTAAGCATTTACAAAAGACCAACTTCAACTGA